One Halomonas sp. THAF5a genomic region harbors:
- a CDS encoding glycosyltransferase family 4 protein gives MSCKSSRKVLHICLSNGWGGLEMYPSRIIPELARQGWEAHGLALAGSRVAESLVEAGIAPLTVASRGRALLGIGRLLGYLKAHGIGVLHCHKSSDLRLGALLVSLRPSLRLFFTDHMGGTRPKKDPYHRWAYGRVTRVFSISETTRRRNRAAFPLPAERIQRLYLGIDPTPYTPRLSPEARAALRDELGVAPGRVAIGLAGRLTPGKGQRVWIEALAWLAEQRPALAWQGVLVGGLTAGEGSNEAFVAELRDRVRALGLEERIAFVGFRRDLPRLFEALDIVCVPSRNEAFGLTVIEAMAAGKAVVGSDSGALPELIEPATGRLAPPDDPVAWGQALAELADDAALRETLGEAARARVARDFTLEAHVTSLVAAYAEAS, from the coding sequence TTGTCCTGCAAGTCGTCCCGCAAGGTCCTGCACATCTGCCTCTCGAACGGCTGGGGCGGACTGGAAATGTATCCGTCACGCATTATACCCGAGCTTGCGCGACAGGGGTGGGAGGCCCACGGCCTGGCCCTGGCCGGTTCCCGGGTGGCCGAGAGCCTCGTCGAGGCGGGGATCGCGCCGCTGACGGTGGCCTCGCGCGGTCGCGCGCTGCTGGGCATCGGCCGGCTGCTGGGCTACCTCAAGGCCCACGGGATCGGCGTGCTGCACTGCCACAAGTCCAGCGACCTGCGCCTGGGGGCCCTGCTGGTGAGCCTGCGCCCCTCCCTGCGGCTCTTCTTCACCGACCACATGGGGGGCACCCGCCCCAAGAAGGACCCCTACCATCGCTGGGCCTACGGCCGCGTCACCCGGGTCTTCTCCATCAGCGAGACGACTCGCCGGCGCAACCGGGCGGCCTTCCCCCTGCCTGCCGAGCGCATCCAGCGTCTCTACCTCGGCATCGACCCGACGCCCTATACGCCGCGGCTGTCGCCGGAGGCGCGGGCGGCGCTGCGCGATGAGCTCGGCGTGGCGCCGGGCAGGGTGGCGATCGGCCTGGCGGGGCGGTTGACCCCGGGCAAGGGGCAGCGGGTGTGGATCGAGGCGCTGGCCTGGCTGGCCGAGCAGCGGCCGGCCCTGGCCTGGCAGGGGGTGCTGGTCGGCGGACTCACGGCCGGCGAGGGCAGCAACGAAGCCTTCGTCGCGGAGCTGCGCGACCGGGTCCGCGCGCTCGGCCTGGAGGAGCGCATCGCCTTCGTCGGCTTTCGTCGTGACCTGCCGCGGCTCTTCGAGGCGCTGGACATCGTTTGCGTGCCGTCGCGCAACGAGGCCTTCGGCCTGACGGTGATCGAGGCCATGGCGGCGGGCAAGGCGGTGGTCGGCAGCGACAGCGGCGCCCTGCCCGAACTGATCGAGCCCGCGACGGGGCGCCTCGCTCCGCCCGACGATCCCGTCGCCTGGGGACAGGCCCTGGCCGAGCTGGCCGACGATGCGGCCCTGAGGGAGACCCTGGGAGAGGCGGCGCGCGCGCGGGTGGCGCGCGACTTCACCCTCGAGGCGCACGTGACGAGTCTCGTGGCCGCCTACGCCGAGGCGTCGTAG
- a CDS encoding 3-deoxy-D-manno-octulosonic acid kinase: protein MRLATYRAGKSCILYDADSLCDAGRAPQTAPRLLAEGFDPAWWRDAGRVTGEAPGRGASLFLDAGDGIEWVLRPYRRGGLIARLSETRYPWTGLERTRAFRELRLTARLYERGLPVPRPVAARVTRHGLGYEAALITVRIPGARALADRLTRGQADDALLARVGAMVRRFHDEGLDHVDLNARNLLIDPEGRVWLIDLDRCRLRRPGRWRAANLARLQRSFEKFGAPEAMAAVRRGYDASA, encoded by the coding sequence ATGCGGTTGGCAACGTATCGAGCGGGAAAGAGTTGCATTCTATATGATGCGGACAGTTTATGTGACGCCGGGCGGGCGCCACAAACCGCGCCGCGACTCCTCGCCGAGGGCTTCGACCCCGCCTGGTGGCGCGACGCCGGTCGGGTCACCGGCGAGGCGCCGGGCCGGGGCGCCAGCCTCTTCCTGGACGCCGGCGACGGGATCGAGTGGGTGCTGCGACCCTACCGCCGGGGCGGGCTGATCGCGCGACTCAGCGAGACCCGCTATCCCTGGACCGGCCTGGAGCGCACCCGCGCCTTCCGCGAGCTGCGCCTCACCGCCCGCCTTTACGAGAGGGGCCTGCCGGTGCCGCGCCCGGTGGCCGCCCGGGTGACGCGCCACGGGCTCGGCTACGAGGCGGCGCTCATCACCGTGCGCATTCCCGGTGCCCGCGCCCTGGCCGACCGGCTCACGCGCGGACAGGCCGACGACGCCCTGCTCGCACGGGTCGGCGCCATGGTGCGCCGCTTCCACGACGAAGGCCTCGACCACGTCGACCTCAACGCCCGCAACCTGCTGATCGACCCCGAGGGACGGGTCTGGCTGATCGACCTGGATCGCTGCCGGCTCAGGCGCCCCGGTCGCTGGCGGGCGGCCAACCTGGCGCGCCTGCAGCGCTCCTTCGAGAAGTTCGGCGCCCCCGAGGCCATGGCGGCCGTGCGCCGGGGCTACGACGCCTCGGCGTAG